The nucleotide sequence GGACCGTCTTCACGAATTTGCCGGGCGCAACCCTAAATACAGTCATTTGCTCAAAGATGAAAATGATCTGATGCATTAATGGAACCCGCTGACTTATACTAACAGGATGCATGATAATCCAGCTATTGTTTTCGCTAATAGGCATACCAAAGGTAATAAAAGAAAAAGGACGCTTAAAGGCGTCCTTTTTCGATCGTTAATGGGATTCCGGTATAAAAGTCAGCTTTTTGCGTAATTTTTCTTCGCTGAAAATCCAGCCAGTGTAAGAGCCGATTACATTATAATCGAGGTCAAGCTGAACAACAGCCACAAACGGATAATAGCCGTTATTGCGGTAGCGAAGATCAATAAATTTTACTTCATAACAATCATTGTACTCTGCTACTTCCCAACGGTACACTGGGGAGAAGTGCAAAAAAGCAGCGAGGTTTTCGTTTTTCTTTGCTGCTTGGAACAGCTCAGAATCAGGAATTCTGACCCGTTTATATTTATCAAGAATTGTAACCGAACGCCTATAGCCACGGGCAACATAAAAGTGTGACGGTGTTTTGACCGCGACACGCCATTGGTTAAAACGGATTGTTGGCGCGATAATAATTTCTTCTGCGTCGGGGATTAGTTTCTTCACTGAGCTCCTAATTGCCCCCTGCATTTGAAAGCGCAGAATGTAATAGCCGATTAAAAGTAAATAAATGAACAGAAACGTATAACCAGGGTGAGCCCCCAGTCCCCACATGATCAATCCGACTAAGTGCAAAGAGAAGATAAACGGATCAAAGGTGTTAATCACCCCAAGAGCAAGCCACTTAGAAGAAAAGGGCCGAAGCGCCTGGGTACCATAA is from Bacillus sp. PK3_68 and encodes:
- a CDS encoding metal-dependent hydrolase; the protein is MDTGTHLVMGIALGGLATLDPVVAVEPMTKYAVMTAVVIGSQAPDIDTILKLRNNAVYIRNHRGATHSIPAVILWPVLITAVIYFLFPGSDLLHLWLWTQFAVFLHVFVDIFNAYGTQALRPFSSKWLALGVINTFDPFIFSLHLVGLIMWGLGAHPGYTFLFIYLLLIGYYILRFQMQGAIRSSVKKLIPDAEEIIIAPTIRFNQWRVAVKTPSHFYVARGYRRSVTILDKYKRVRIPDSELFQAAKKNENLAAFLHFSPVYRWEVAEYNDCYEVKFIDLRYRNNGYYPFVAVVQLDLDYNVIGSYTGWIFSEEKLRKKLTFIPESH